In Panthera leo isolate Ple1 chromosome B3, P.leo_Ple1_pat1.1, whole genome shotgun sequence, a single genomic region encodes these proteins:
- the LOC122221262 gene encoding ribonuclease K6-like: MRLDLLGHFPLLLLLLALWGPVRPLCAWRQSLTRAQWFEIQHVRSSPVRCNTEMNGVNNYTQNCKVHNTFLHDSFENVSDTCLLSNVTCKNRMNNCHRSPQRVNMTDCTLTSGKYPNCKYKDTPLYKFFIIACDPPQQGDPPYRLVPVHLDNVI, from the coding sequence ATGAGACTGGATCTTCTGGGAcactttcctctcctcctgctgctgctggctTTATGGGGGCCAGTGCGTCCACTTTGTGCTTGGCGTCAATCCCTCACCAGGGCCCAGTGGTTTGAAATTCAGCATGTAAGGTCAAGCCCTGTCAGGTGCAACACAGAAATGAATGGTGTCAATAATTATACTCAGAACTGTAAGGTTCACAACACCTTTCTGCATGACTCCTTCGAGAACGTGTCTGATACCTGTCTTTTGTCCAACGTGACCTGCAAAAATCGGATGAATAACTGCCACCGGAGTCCACAGCGTGTTAATATGACTGACTGCACACTCACTTCAGGGAAGTATCCCAACTGCAAGTACAAAGATACTCCCCTGTACAAATTCTTCATTATTGCCTGTGATCCCCCTCAGCAGGGCGACCCTCCCTATCGGTTGGTTCCTGTACACTTAGATAACGTTATTTGA